GAAACATTATAATTTATGGACGATAGCCAAAAAGAGCTCGTGTTTTATTCAGGAActtgtttattttcatttaatcccataaataaatttgtttacgTAAATCGACTTTATTGTAAAGGAAAGCCATATAAAGGTCCGTCTTTTATTGTAAATCGAGtttattttttacattttttccgataaataaatttagttaTGTCCGAGAGTGTACTCTGttgttataatggaggaaagccataaagagttcAGAAACATCAACGTAAAtcgattaaatttttatttcatcGGAGTGAACAATttatttatggaaaaatgggtactccgttcttataatggaggaaaggcataaagagctggtcaatTAATGTAAatcgattttattttatttttacccgatacaaaattttatttatctaaaaatgggtactctgttcttataatggaggaaagccataaagagctggtcaatTATTGTaaatcgttttttttttttttccccgatGTTTGGATTttatttatggaaaaatgggtactctgttcttataatggaggaaagaaaTAAAGAGCTGGTCAATTGACGTAAATcgcttagaatttttttttaaacccaacaaaaaatttttttacgaAAAactgggtactctgttcttataatgaagTATAATGAAGTagagccataaagagctggtcaatTAACgtaaatggattttttttttttacccgataaaaaactttatttatggcaaaatgggtactctgttcttataatggaggaaagccataaagagctggtcaatTGACGTAAAGTGATACTTTACAGAACAGAACATATTGAAGATAAGCTATTTAGCTTTTCATACCAGTAATATTAACAGAGTAAGAAGTAGCGGTCAATTTACTGAAAAAACATAATTAATTTGTACACCATGGTGACAAATTTGTGCATCAAAAGGAGTTGTCAACATTCAATCTTATACACTAACGATAAGGTAGGGCAGCACAAATTGCTCCAATTTCTTCATCGCAAGCGCAGGCTTCACATGTACTCTCCTCCTCCACGTCATCGGCATCCATAGGCCATGAAGATGTTTTCCTCTCGTGTGTCATGGCACAACAAATGGGCGTTGGGTTTAGAAACAAAGGGTTCTTGACCCATATCATCCTCAGCAGCGCTCGCAAATTGTGACGAGGATGAAATTGTTTGGCTTTCAGAATTCTGGATTTCTTCAACCCGCTCAGCAGTCGCATACCTTTGCGCTTTAACTCGTCCCCACCAAGAAAGATGTAAATTATTCCCAACGCATATGCCGCATCCGCATGGCCTGAATTGGCAGCTTCTTCCAGGCATTCCAATGCTGAGTCCTCATGCTTGTCCGTAAAATAATCAACCTAAACAGTGCAAGGTTGATATTACACTCTTCCGTAAAAGTCATCGGGGAAATAGTAacgaaaaaatcaaaaaaagtgCTTCGTGAACATCCAAGGCGGCGGGACAATAATTATTTACTGGGGCAGAAAGCTGCAGTAACCTGTTGTATATATACGTTTTGGGGTAAAGTGTGCAGACCAAAATCATCATCAAGTTCAAATGATATAGATGACCTCAGCTTAGTCTAGAAAATTTCGAGCAAACGGGACATCGGCCCGATGCTTACCACTCCTTTTCGATACAAGGCTTCTGGATTTTTGCTTTCTCTACACTTCTTCAAGAACCTCGACACTTGGTCGTTTTTTGACCACGGCACGATTTCAAACTTATCCATTGACACCCGGTGGTAAATGTTGTCTGCTTCCGAAACTTCGTAAAACAACTTACAGCTGCAAAATAAGAGAAATGATCCATTAAACGCAAACGATTGTAACATGTCATATATTTTAAACGCCTCTTCCTGTTTCTATCACCAATACCAGAACGAACCATAGTTTTGCCCGAAAAAGATCAGTGGATGAACAAGATGCGACACGTGCAAGCACCTCGGATAGCACCTCGGTCGGAAGGGACAGGATGGAGGTTGTTGAACGCCCTTTTTGTTCGTTGGCCATGTCCGGTTAACTCCTTTTACTGGCCACAGTCGAGTGAATCCGTCGAACGCCCAAGAATGGAGTAAACTTCAAACAACACCTACTTCCTAATAAAATCCAATAATGATTGATAAGGTGTAATATATACGGAGTTTGTGGGAGACCGAGTAACCGTAGCGATAAACGAACAGAAATTTGGAAAGGCACAACTTCTCCTGCAAACGACGCAACATTCTGTCGTCAAAAAACAGTCATCCGAAACAATTTTACAAACCGACCAACGTATTATTCCAATACGGTTATTTCATACGCACCGTAACAAAACACCGGTAGCAAGGGACCATGAACAGTCACGATGTACACCTACATCGTAAATTGGTCGACGTTCATCGCAGAGCAAAGGAGCTTCCACAGTGATAAACAGGGAGCCTTAGTTCGTAGCTGTAATGGGTCGGCAACCAGAGCTGGTATGGGAAATGGTCGCTATCACAGATTTGGCAGAGAGGTCCGGCGGGTGAAATGGCAACCGAAAGGGCAAAAGGTCATGTTGAATGCATATACTCCCGCAAGTCTGACTCCTCGTATGCTGCCACGGATGTATTTGTGGAGTCTGTCACCCATTAATTGAGAAGAGGCATAAAGAGCCGGTGTTTATTCGCCAAGTGGGTTAAAAGtaataaagagctggtgtttatCCTTTGTAAGCCTTTTCTCTATTATAATATGattatgtattttttttgttataaactaaaattcatgaaatactataattcaattcaattatGAGAGAAAATGAGTACAGGATTGTACCTATaatggattgtaacttctatacatactATAGCAATATTTcatgaattaatcctcttgggaATACGTAGGGACCTCTACTCACAAATTGTTGTTTCataacattttttattttatgtaactttcacatatttgaTTTATGTTACACAGAAAACAGACGTCGGGTTTCCTTTTGCCCGCTATTAAACCCATTTTCcctataaagagctggtatgtttccAGCAAAAAAGCGGAGACAAATCGTACTACAAAACATGCCAGTTTCCCATTCAGCGCTGGTATAGTATGCGTTGTATGTTCAATGTTTCCTAATAAAAACCATACTAGTTCTGTCTTGGCCAGTATTTGCTGCTATAAAGAGGTAGTATGTtgcccataaaaagttggtacaaaacatactagttttcctttggcCGCTATGTAACCAAATTTTTCCTATAAAGACCTGGTATGTTTCCCATAAAAAGCCGGTATTTTACACATAAAAAACCAATAAagagccataaagagctggtatgttaaatacataaatttaACTTTCACAAATTGGCGCCAAATTACTTCTTCTATTGCCGCCTACgagtaataattttttaatcaccttCAGTAGATattaaattttgcaaaattcTAGTTAAATGTAATTACCAACCGCCAGATACATTTGGCAATTACTTAGcgtaagtaaaatttaaaaggtgatatactaatatttttacgaaaggaaaagtaataggttttgtatttaacatgatttaaatacgtgaaagtaaaaaaaaaaaggtgattgCCCAGTAATATATCCGTTTTGTATAGGTTTCCACTATTACGAGTTTCTTCCATTTAATTAGTCTAATTAGTTACTTATTTTATGGTAAATAGGTAACCTACAAGGTGacttaaaatttgtgaaaatcGGCATTTTTCCTGCCACATCTGGTGCTTACAATTTTTTGTATTGTACTTATAACCCCTCAACTTTAGTAATCATTccaataatttatttttctttcaatcttcTACCAATACAAGGACCAAACGGGGCatacaaaatatataaaaatacctTCTCACAGATGAAAATAATATTGTAATCAGATTTGGACTGCATTGTtacaaaaaactgaaaattaaGGGAGGTCAGTGAAATCTTGAGAAGCTCAGGGGATGCCAgtgaaagtgtcagaaacctcagggacaaatttgtgacattattcataTTTATTGTATTCGTTCCGAAACGTCAACAtaacaagcaaacaaatgtgTTGACTACTGTGAAGTAAAACCTATTCCTTCCTTCCAACCCCCAAATTCTTGTTAAGGGCGCTGTCCGTGGACACCGTGGGAGCGGTGCTTCAGCTTGTGTTTGGCAGGGATAAAGTTAGGCGGTGTACCGGAGGAGATTAACCTTTGCGAATGGCTTCTTCGTCTTCAGCCGGGTCGGCCAATAGCACGGTCTGGCCTACATTATATTGCAATTGTGGTCGAAGCTGTGCAGTTCGCGTTGTCTGGAAGTCTGAAGCAAACAGGGGGCGCCACTACTATCGCTGCGCTAACGCCCTGGTAAGTTCCACGGTACAACTGTTCCGAACAAATATTTCAGATTGCTAACGTAGTTCTATTGCAGAGGCCCTGTCGAACGTTCATTGGCTGGTGTGATGAGTTTGCTCGAGCAACGGGGTTTGAAGTTCCCGATCCCGCCCCGTCAAGTACCGCCCCCGTCAGCATTAGACCCGCGGCGGAGGTGTCTGCCATCAATGCTGAACTGAGAAGCATGCAAAGAAACGTGACGATCCTTAACATTGCTGTGGTAGCTGTGGTGGCGGTAGTCCTTGTTCTGGTTCTGAAACCGTGAATGAATGTGTTGCCGTTGATTGCATCCCCTCCAACCCCCCCCGTTGCAGTACTGTTTCTATGGTCCCAATAAGGATAGAATGGGCATTTAGGCTCGTTTACAGCCTCTTGTATTTTTGTGGTTGCTACTGCTGTGGCATTGCCTTTTGTCCATCCGTTGTCAACCGGTGGTTGCCGCATATGCGACTGAGTTGGCCCAACCGGCGGAGTGTTACTGTGTAATTTAAGATTTTCCGTTATATAACATACTAGGTTTCCGTATTTGGTTTTTGTTTACATTGTGCATGATGTGGTTTTCCGAAATGCCTGTTCCCTTTGTCCCCCGCAATGTGTGTGCGGATGAGGTACTACGGATCGTAGATGGATCGATGAACGTCATTAGTCACTGCGATGGCAACCGCTGCGTTGTTAAATATGAACTTCAGCTTAGCCAGCCAACTGAACAAGTTGAAGCTTACGTACAACCAATTGGGATGTGGCACAGCATTGTTAGGTTTACCACATGCGAAATTTGTGGAGTTGAACGACCTAAACAAGTTCTTACTTATATATTTGGATTTAAGTACATCCGCTTACTGCTTACATATCCGACAATAGGGTGCACGGCTTACATTTTCAGGCCTTGCATAATATCATCCCCTAACCCCTACCCTTCATACGCTTACAATCAAAACCATGCATGGTACGCCCAACAACAGCAAGGGCCAAGAACAAAAAACCGCCCAACCTCCAAATATGAtgttcaacaaaaaaaattaaaagcacACCGCTGTAACTGCGAACGTTCACTCGAAACGCTCCACAATAAGACCAAACATAGGGTTTAAGGAGGCAACCGTGGTAGCTACCCTGAGAAAGCTGCGGTATTTCTTGCGCCGCACAGTGAGGAGAAGGCTGTCAATAGCATCTCTGTCTTCAAACGTGATCTCTACAGCTGATGGATTCCAGCAAATGGTTGCGGTGTGAAGGTTGTCCGCAATGGCAACGTTGCGTGTCAAGCTGGCGGCATACCCCTCTTCAGCCAGAAACCGTGTTACAGACCAGTCTTCAAAGTTGGCGCCGAAGAGGATCCACACGTCGGTATGGAGCAGTGGTTTTTGACCGAGGAAATGTGCAACAAATTCCTCCTTGCCCACAAACCAGGCATTGTAGGTCATGATGTAAAACGCCTTCAGGTTCTGCATAAGGGGGAGTGGACGACGGCGCCACTTGACCAGCGAACGGAATACTTCCTCGTTCGCAATGGGGTTACGAACCGGTATGCATGACACCAGCATCGACTGCGAAAAGTCCGGTCCCGGAAACCTATCTAACCGCACCAGCGCCTCCTCAACTATCCACTTCACGCCAATGTGGTGAAGTGGTAAGAGCTCATGTTGAAAGTAGGCGACCATGC
This Coffea arabica cultivar ET-39 chromosome 3e, Coffea Arabica ET-39 HiFi, whole genome shotgun sequence DNA region includes the following protein-coding sequences:
- the LOC140038552 gene encoding putative F-box protein At1g67623, with amino-acid sequence MANEQKGRSTTSILSLPTEVLSEVLARVASCSSTDLFRAKLCCKLFYEVSEADNIYHRVSMDKFEIVPWSKNDQVSRFLKKCRESKNPEALYRKGVVDYFTDKHEDSALECLEEAANSGHADAAYALGIIYIFLGGDELKRKGMRLLSGLKKSRILKAKQFHPRHNLRALLRMIWVKNPLFLNPTPICCAMTHERKTSSWPMDADDVEEESTCEACACDEEIGAICAALPYR